In Musa acuminata AAA Group cultivar baxijiao chromosome BXJ2-10, Cavendish_Baxijiao_AAA, whole genome shotgun sequence, a genomic segment contains:
- the LOC103969980 gene encoding caffeoylshikimate esterase-like, with protein MSHPINQASKSSPFGNLTLEEFYRQHHILHRESFMLNNHNMKIFTQSWRPASPSAAVHGLVAMIHGYASESSWVFQLTAVAIAKRGFVVCALDLRGHGRSEGRRGHIPSIGPLVDDCVAFFGSARSAHPHLPAFLYGESLGGATAILVYLREKAGWSGLVLNGAMCGVSARFKPPWPLEKFLPLAAHVAPSWRVAVTKSLVHQSYREKWVRELVRRNPRAQKSEHPPAATALELLRVCDEVKRRGSEVAAPLLVLHGERDSVCDAESAELVYELAGSQDKTLALVPGMGHQLIGEPAETADLGFEIIFSWLENRASSSSGHGGAA; from the coding sequence ATGTCTCACCCAATAAACCAAGCAAGCAAGAGCAGTCCCTTCGGCAACCTCACCCTGGAGGAGTTCTATCGACAGCATCACATCCTCCACCGCGAGTCCTTTATGCTAAACAACCACAACATGAAGATCTTCACCCAGTCATGGCGCCCGGCGTCGCCGTCCGCCGCAGTCCATGGCCTGGTCGCCATGATCCACGGCTACGCCTCCGAGAGCAGCTGGGTGTTCCAGCTCACCGCCGTGGCCATCGCCAAGCGGGGGTTCGTGGTGTGCGCCCTCGACCTCCGCGGCCATGGCCGCTCCGAGGGCCGCAGAGGTCACATCCCCAGCATCGGCCCCCTGGTGGACGACTGCGTGGCGTTCTTCGGCTCGGCCCGGTCGGCCCATCCCCACCTCCCGGCCTTTCTGTACGGCGAGTCGCTCGGGGGGGCGACGGCGATCCTCGTGTACCTCAGGGAGAAGGCGGGGTGGAGCGGGCTGGTGCTGAACGGCGCCATGTGCGGCGTCTCCGCCAGGTTCAAGCCGCCGTGGCCCCTCGAGAAGTTCCTACCGCTGGCGGCCCACGTCGCGCCGAGCTGGAGGGTGGCGGTGACCAAGTCCCTGGTGCACCAGTCCTACAGGGAGAAGTGGGTGAGGGAGCTGGTGAGGAGGAACCCGAGGGCGCAGAAGAGCGAGCACCCGCCAGCGGCGACGGCGTTGGAGCTGCTGAGAGTGTGCGACGAGGTCAAACGGAGGGGCAGCGAGGTGGCGGCGCCGCTGCTGGTGCTTCACGGGGAGAGGGACTCGGTGTGCGACGCGGAGTCGGCGGAGCTGGTGTACGAACTAGCGGGGAGCCAGGACAAGACGCTGGCGCTGGTCCCGGGCATGGGGCACCAGTTGATCGGAGAGCCAGCGGAGACGGCGGATTTGGGGTTCGAGATCATATTCTCCTGGCTGGAGAACAGGGCCTCTTCGTCGTCTGGCCATGGTGGTGCGGCATAA
- the LOC103969483 gene encoding tyrosine decarboxylase 1-like: MGSLHDVVENTNVVCPPNPLDPEEFRRQGHMIVDFIADYYHNVDKFPVLSQVSPGYLRECLPDSAPNHAEPIEAILQDVRNHIVPGITHWQSPNYFAYFPSSGSIAGFMGEMLSVGFNVVGFNWMSSPAATELETIVMDWLGKMLNLPKPFLFSGGGGGVLQGTTCEAILCTVTAARDKVLTKIGRDRIGDLVVYCSDQTHCALKKAAQIAGIHPDNIRALRTRRSDAFGLCPETLRSALADDVSEGLVPLYLCATVGTTSSTAVDPLRGLCEVAAEHDIWVHVDAAYAGSACICPEFRHFIDGVEGADSFSFNAHKWFFTTLDCCCLWVKEPQHLVNALSTNPEYLRNKATESKKVVDYKDWQIALSRRFRSLKLWMVLRSYGVANLRNFIRSHVNMAELFEELVTKDERFEVVVPRNFAMVCFRLLPPLGGLSARDCGLETANAITKRLLDSVNATGKVYVTHAVVGGVYMIRFAVGASLTEERHVRSAWMVVQEQAEALLAEFNVHPVMQEQTDAVLTAAVHG, translated from the coding sequence ATGGGGAGCCTCCACGACGTCGTCGAGAACACCAACGTGGTGTGCCCGCCGAACCCCCTCGACCCCGAGGAGTTTCGCCGGCAGGGCCATATGATCGTCGACTTCATCGCCGACTACTACCACAACGTCGACAAGTTCCCGGTCCTCAGTCAGGTCTCCCCTGGCTACCTCCGGGAATGCCTCCCCGACTCGGCACCTAACCACGCGGAGCCCATCGAGGCGATCCTACAGGACGTCCGCAACCACATCGTCCCCGGCATCACTCACTGGCAGAGCCCCAACTACTTCGCCTACTTCCCCTCCAGCGGCAGCATTGCCGGGTTCATGGGCGAGATGCTTAGCGTCGGCTTCAACGTCGTCGGGTTCAACTGGATGTCGTCTCCCGCGGCCACCGAGCTGGAGACCATCGTCATGGACTGGCTGGGCAAGATGCTGAACCTCCCCAAGCCCTTCCTTTTCTCCGGTGGCGGGGGCGGCGTGCTCCAAGGCACCACCTGCGAGGCCATCCTCTGCACCGTGACAGCAGCCAGGGACAAGGTGCTGACCAAGATCGGGAGGGATCGTATTGGCGACCTGGTGGTCTACTGCTCCGACCAGACCCACTGCGCGCTCAAAAAAGCGGCGCAGATCGCTGGCATTCACCCGGACAACATCCGCGCGCTGCGGACCCGCCGGTCCGACGCCTTTGGGCTGTGCCCCGAGACGCTGCGCTCCGCACTGGCGGACGACGTCTCCGAGGGGCTTGTGCCGCTGTACCTGTGCGCCACCGTGGGCACGACCTCATCGACGGCGGTCGACCCGCTCCGGGGGCTGTGCGAGGTGGCAGCGGAGCACGACATCTGGGTCCACGTCGACGCCGCCTACGCTGGCAGCGCGTGCATCTGCCCGGAGTTCCGGCACTTCATCGACGGCGTGGAGGGCGCCGACTCCTTCAGCTTCAACGCCCACAAGTGGTTCTTCACCACCTTGGACTGCTGCTGCCTGTGGGTGAAGGAGCCGCAACACCTGGTGAACGCCCTCTCCACCAACCCCGAGTACCTGAGGAACAAAGCCACGGAGTCGAAAAAGGTGGTGGACTACAAGGACTGGCAGATCGCCCTCAGCCGTCGCTTCCGATCGCTGAAGCTGTGGATGGTGCTGCGGAGCTACGGGGTGGCCAACCTCAGGAACTTCATCAGGAGCCACGTCAACATGGCTGAGCTCTTCGAGGAGCTCGTGACCAAGGACGAGAGGTTCGAGGTGGTGGTGCCCAGAAACTTCGCCATGGTGTGTTTCCGGCTGCTACCACCCCTCGGCGGCCTCTCCGCCAGGGACTGCGGATTGGAGACTGCAAACGCGATCACCAAGAGGTTGCTCGACTCGGTGAACGCGACCGGGAAGGTGTACGTGACCCACGCGGTGGTGGGAGGAGTCTACATGATCCGATTCGCGGTCGGCGCCTCGCTCACCGAGGAGCGGCACGTCCGGTCGGCGTGGATGGTGGTGCAGGAGCAAGCCGAGGCTCTGCTGGCGGAGTTCAACGTACATCCCGTGATGCAGGAGCAAACAGACGCCGTGCTAACTGCGGCCGTGCATGGTTGA
- the LOC103969482 gene encoding uncharacterized protein LOC103969482 — protein MEYERIHKVQMGVISPSKLRIKLLGSHGGRKKEGGNSSSRTSPSKLEEMEHSKHSLLAGDLDEEVSLKDSKDASSLNVGASSEVPRLELSVKEVLGYGQGDQTPSFRKEFLPKGKADICCNRAQDTVKSVSGLAEPTSNLSMVHPMRLPDEESFDYDSGHDNGSARSFEFHKGERPSQQASSPFVRNLPSKWNDAERWIVHRQITHVKSNVSKKTAALNLGSLQVISNRVVFVPESASADHRHSLMQEPDAKTSSSTKSTSQNVADKFSFAPNSSQSSLDSTSGLTDLSSVNSTYGGCFKKEFNHAVSEKSTAKATVSPLVQSVSMRDVGTEMTPIPSQDPSRTETPVGATTPARTPLSSIPSSPKKGAQASSAAEANTHDQSRKSENSGNRELSDKELQLKTRREIAALGIQLGKMNIASWASKDDMAHASPPLDQEKIKKTEYEARAAAWEESQKSEYTARHRREEAKIQAWENHQKAKYETKLRRVEAQAELMKARAQDKLVEKLSLTRRRVEHKQAVAEAKRNRQAAITAEQVEQIRQTGRVCTPHIWCCSWFF, from the exons atGGAGTATGAGAGGATTCACAAAGTTCAG ATGGGAGTAATTTCTCCCAGTAAACTCAGGATAAAACTATTAGGATCTCACGGTGGCAGAAAGAAGGAAGGAGGGAACAGTTCATCCAGAACATCCCCTTCCAAGCTAGAGGAAATGGAGCACTCGAAGCACAGCCTATTAGCTGGAGATCTTGACGAAGAAG TTAGCTTGAAAGACTCCAAAGATGCATCTTCCCTGAATGTTGGTGCGAGTTCGGAAGTTCCGAGATTGGAGTTGTCTGTTAAGGAGGTTCTCGGCTATGGACAAGGCGATCAAACTCCGTCTTTCCGAAAGGAGTTTCTCCCCAAAGGGAAAGCTGACATCTGCTGCAACAGAGCTCAGGACACTGTTAAATCTGTTTCTGGCCTGGCTGAGCCAACCAGCAACTTGAGCATGGTACATCCGATGCGATTACCAGACGAAGAAAGCTTCGATTATGACAGTGGACATGACAATGGCAGTGCACGCAGCTTTGAGTTCCATAAAGGCGAGAGACCATCGCAGCAAGCGAGTAGCCCCTTTGTCAGGAATCTTCCATCCAAGTGGAACGATGCAGAGAGATGGATTGTTCATCGACAAATTACGCATGTCAAGTCAAATGTTTCGAAGAAGACTGCTGCACTGAATCTTGGGAGTCTCCAAGTCATTTCCAACCGGGTGGTGTTTGTTCCGGAATCTGCGAGTGCAGACCACAGGCACTCTCTTATGCAGGAACCAGATGCTAAAACGAGTAGTTCCACGAAATCTACCTCACAAAATGTGGCCGACAAGTTCTCTTTTGCTCCGAATTCCTCGCAGTCCAGTTTGGATTCGACTAGCGGGTTGACAGATTTATCTTCAGTTAACAGCACTTATGGTGGTTGTTTTAAGAAAGAGTTTAATCATGCTGTCTCAGAAAAATCTACGGCTAAAGCGACAG TCAGCCCGTTAGTGCAGTCGGTTTCGATGAGAGATGTGGGAACAGAGATGACACCTATTCCTAGCCAGGACCCATCGAGGACTGAGACGCCTGTCGGAGCCACGACCCCGGCCCGTACTCCACTTTCTTCAATACCATCGAGTCCCAAAAAAGGAGCACAAGCATCATCTGCTGCAGAAGCAAATACACATGATCAATCAAGAAAGAGTGAGAACTCTGGGAACAGAGAATTATCTGACAAAGAACTGCAACTGAAAACAAGGAGAGAAATAGCTGCCCTTGGCATACAACTCGGTAAGATGAACATCGCTTCCTGGGCCAGTAAAGATGACATGGCACATGCCTCTCCCCCCTTGGACCAGGAAAAGATCAAGAAGACAGAATATGAAGCCCGTGCTGCAGCATGGGAGGAATCTCAAAAATCTGAATATACTGCTAG GCATAGACGAGAAGAGGCAAAAATACAAGCGTGGGAGAACCATCAGAAAGCAAAATATGAAACTAAACTGAGGAGAGTTGAG gCCCAAGCTGAACTGATGAAAGCCCGAGCACAGGATAAGTTGGTTGAGAAGCTATCATTAACACGCCGGCGAGTAGAGCACAAACAAGCCGTTGCTGAAGCCAAAAGGAATCGACAGGCTGCTATAACAGCTGAACAGGTAGAGCAGATACGGCAAACCGGTCGCGTGTGTACACCGCATATCTGGTGCTGTAGTTGGTTTTTCTGA
- the LOC135625818 gene encoding pathogenesis-related protein 1A-like translates to MAHTVRAQNSPQDFLDAHNTARVCVAVGPMSWDDGVAAYANKRRADYQLFHSGGTSSRDAVSLWVAEKQYSDYDSNTCDGGKVCGHYTQVVWANSVYLGLCPRGVRRRRRLHHLQLQSARQLRGTAPLLISKALLRLSIWKNRRIKPSF, encoded by the coding sequence ATGGCGCACACGGTCCGCGCACAGAACTCTCCTCAAGACTTCCTCGATGCCCATAACACGGCCCGAGTTTGCGTCGCGGTCGGCCCCATGTCGTGGGACGACGGCGTCGCGGCCTACGCCAACAAGAGAAGGGCCGACTACCAGCTGTTCCATTCCGGCGGAACCAGTTCAAGGGATGCGGTGTCGCTCTGGGTGGCGGAGAAGCAGTACTCCGACTATGACTCCAACACCTGCGACGGGGGAAAGGTGTGCGGGCACTACACCCAGGTGGTGTGGGCTAACTCGGTCTACCTCGGGCTGTGCCCTCGTGGTGTGCGACGACGGCGGCGTCTTCATCACCTGCAACTACAGTCCGCCAGGCAACTACGTGGGACGGCGCCCCTACTGATCTCTAAAGCTCTCTTAAGGTTATCCATATGGAAAAATCGACGAATAAAACCTTCCTTCTAA
- the LOC103969481 gene encoding glucan endo-1,3-beta-glucosidase 12-like: MRSGEWMVIYGVLIVECYMVAAPGARLQQKAESTTPIPTFSPPEGNTTFIDGTTWCVARPGVSQLDLQNALDWACGLGGADCSLVQPGAACYHPDTLLSHASYVFNSYYQQNGNSDIACYFGGTAAVVRRDPSYGSCKFLSSEPASASPLFQRSFLLKIAGILILHCLNTRLGSA, translated from the exons ATGAGGAGTGGAGAGTGGATGGTCATTTATGGGGTTCTGATCGTGGAATGCTACATGG TTGCTGCGCCGGGGGCAAGACTCCAGCAGAAGGCCGAATCCACCACCCCCATTCCGACCTTCTCTCCTCCTGAAGGCAACACAACATTTATCGATGGCACCACATGGTGTGTGGCTCGTCCGGGGGTTTCACAGTTGGACCTCCAGAACGCACTTGATTGGGCCTGTGGACTCGGTGGCGCTGACTGCTCCCTCGTCCAGCCCGGCGCCGCCTGCTACCACCCGGACACACTCCTCTCCCATGCCTCCTACGTATTCAACAGCTACTATCAGCAGAACGGCAACTCCGATATCGCGTGCTACTTCGGTGGAACTGCAGCCGTCGTCAGAAGAGATCCGA GTTATGGGTCCTGCAAGTTTCTCAGTTCAGA GCCGGCCTCTGCTTCGCCATTGTTTCAGAGGAGCTTCCTCTTGAAGATTGCGGGAATCTTGATCCTTCACTGTTTAAACACCAGATTAGGATCAGCATAG